From Salarias fasciatus chromosome 12, fSalaFa1.1, whole genome shotgun sequence, the proteins below share one genomic window:
- the ppil3 gene encoding peptidyl-prolyl cis-trans isomerase-like 3 encodes MAVTLHTDLGEIKIELFCERTPRTCENFLALCASGFYSGSIFHRNIKGFMVQTGDPTGTGKGGTSIWGRKFEDEFSEHLKHNVRGVVSMANNGPNTNGSQFFFTYAKQPHLDMKYTVFGKIIDGLETLDELEKLPVNEKTFRPLTETRIKDVTIHANPFAQ; translated from the exons ATG GCTGTCACACTTCACACCGACCTGGGAGAGATTAAAATCGAGTTATTCTGTGAACGCACGCCCAGAACATGTGAG AACTTCCTGGCTCTGTGTGCCAGCGGCTTCTACAGCGGCTCCATCTTCCACAGAAACATCAAAGGCTTCATGGTGCAGACAGGAGACCCCACAG GCACCGGGAAAGGAGGGACGAGTATCTGGGGTCGCAAGTTTGAAGACGAGTTCAGCGAGCATTTAAAG CATAATGTCCGAGGCGTGGTCTCCATGGCCAACAATGGGCCCAACACCAACGGCTCACAGTTTTTCTTCACGTACGCCAAACAGCCCCATCTGGACATGAAGTATACAGTCTTTGGAAA GATCATCGATGGCTTGGAAACACTGGACGAGCTGGAAAAATTGCCTGTCAATGAAAAGACTTTTCGGCCGCTGACTGAAACCCGGATAAAGGACGTGACCATCCACGCCAACCCTTTCGCTCAATAG